A genomic stretch from Edaphobacter aggregans includes:
- a CDS encoding DUF4166 domain-containing protein: MCFSGDAEVCEWFDDVQQCSRIQAIASNRTWGDLFGYSGLLLDRRFHRTGGTRIRLQVQLTVPLCKAFVLRLDSPESH, encoded by the coding sequence ATATGCTTTTCCGGAGATGCTGAGGTCTGTGAATGGTTTGACGATGTGCAACAATGCTCCCGCATCCAGGCAATTGCATCGAATCGGACATGGGGAGATCTGTTTGGGTACTCTGGTCTTCTACTAGACCGTCGCTTTCACAGAACTGGTGGAACGCGGATCCGACTCCAAGTTCAATTGACCGTCCCCCTGTGCAAGGCTTTTGTTCTTAGGTTGGATTCTCCTGAAAGTCACTGA
- a CDS encoding SagB/ThcOx family dehydrogenase, producing the protein MTWREYHEATKHSVESLRRARHVLDWANMPDPFRHYEGVPVLDLPADPPAPEMPTFDVLQGTSGTTPVGEGPAFLSQLLFYSAAISASKRVPSTGNKYALRVNPSSGNLHPTEFHFLTRGLKGWPDGWYHYDPSRHMAEQRGRGDFEMKFASGSAPIVFVLTSIVWREAWKYGERAYRYCLQDIGHAWQALVLSARAVGCDSFAAGHFSDDEVAQWCRLNMDEWPMLIVSLHGKTIPVREADTGKTVWFGGQANQLSKETIAHPLIDSFHLVTKRSNSGSSDPSTVGSAPTGSGEIKLPFPASSTRSFGEVARMRRSALDFLGGKQSISLARFSAILASISQPLAADFAGRRFIQLYSYVHRVDGLLPGIYRFWPERAELEHIKSGDQRVAAAGLSLGQDLAGNACVMFSMLGDLDGAARTYGDRGYRYVYFEAGAIGYRLYLAAEALGLGATGIGAFYDDEVHRHLNLVPNQGQAVYHFAIGYPVPDPRVSASNEAQDETGGDAILRRSVNLSSWPRD; encoded by the coding sequence ATGACGTGGCGCGAATATCACGAAGCCACAAAGCATAGCGTTGAATCGCTGAGGCGAGCGCGGCACGTTCTTGACTGGGCGAACATGCCTGATCCGTTTCGTCACTACGAGGGCGTGCCGGTGCTCGATCTGCCAGCAGATCCGCCCGCCCCTGAAATGCCAACATTCGACGTGCTTCAGGGTACCTCCGGCACCACGCCTGTGGGTGAAGGACCGGCTTTCCTCTCGCAACTACTCTTCTATTCCGCCGCGATTAGCGCGTCCAAGCGTGTCCCCTCCACCGGCAATAAGTACGCGTTAAGAGTGAATCCGTCGTCCGGGAATCTGCACCCGACGGAATTTCACTTCCTCACACGGGGTTTGAAGGGGTGGCCAGACGGTTGGTATCACTACGATCCATCCAGGCACATGGCGGAGCAGCGCGGGCGCGGTGATTTTGAAATGAAATTCGCCAGCGGCTCTGCGCCCATTGTGTTTGTTTTAACCAGCATTGTGTGGCGGGAGGCGTGGAAGTATGGTGAACGGGCATATCGGTACTGCTTGCAGGACATAGGGCACGCCTGGCAAGCGCTTGTACTCTCCGCCCGGGCTGTCGGATGCGATAGTTTCGCTGCTGGACATTTCTCGGACGATGAAGTGGCGCAGTGGTGCCGCCTGAACATGGATGAATGGCCAATGCTGATTGTTAGCCTGCACGGCAAAACCATTCCAGTGCGCGAAGCAGACACCGGCAAGACTGTCTGGTTCGGCGGACAGGCGAACCAGCTTTCGAAGGAGACGATTGCTCACCCACTGATTGACAGCTTTCACCTTGTCACGAAACGAAGCAACAGCGGGAGCAGTGACCCCTCCACCGTTGGGTCGGCCCCAACTGGCTCCGGCGAGATCAAGCTGCCTTTTCCTGCTTCATCGACTCGCAGCTTTGGTGAGGTTGCCCGCATGCGACGCTCGGCGCTCGACTTCCTGGGTGGAAAGCAATCAATATCATTAGCGCGCTTCTCGGCCATCCTCGCCTCTATATCTCAGCCCTTGGCGGCTGATTTTGCGGGCAGGCGTTTCATCCAGCTGTATTCGTATGTTCATCGCGTCGATGGGTTACTACCCGGCATCTACAGGTTTTGGCCGGAGCGTGCCGAGTTGGAGCACATCAAGAGTGGCGACCAGCGCGTGGCGGCCGCCGGTCTGAGCCTCGGGCAGGACCTGGCCGGTAACGCCTGCGTGATGTTTTCGATGCTCGGCGATCTCGACGGTGCCGCTCGTACCTACGGCGATCGTGGTTATCGCTATGTGTATTTTGAAGCAGGTGCTATTGGCTACCGCTTGTATCTCGCCGCTGAAGCACTTGGACTCGGTGCGACGGGTATCGGTGCCTTCTACGACGACGAGGTGCATCGTCATCTCAACCTGGTCCCCAACCAAGGACAGGCCGTATACCATTTTGCGATCGGTTATCCGGTCCCCGATCCGCGCGTCTCGGCATCCAATGAGGCGCAGGATGAGACGGGTGGCGACGCGATTCTACGGCGATCGGTGAACCTGTCGAGTTGGCCCAGGGACTGA
- a CDS encoding TIM-barrel domain-containing protein — protein MNVVRLPALLPAALLGICLTAPAQTASAPQLKALPNGIELTSGTTILQVTALRDDVLRVRAGHSGQLPADASWAVLPEARTSTVTVTPSPTGFETKALRVTFTPDLRLTVADLSGTILQQDAHPIEWRGNSFVIDKQKSPDSHFFGLGDKPGPLDRAGRSFTMWNTDSFGWQESTDPIYKSIPFFIDYRAARALGVLFDNTFRTFFDFGHQSVNDYTFSAPDGPVDYYLLYGPDPKKVVETYAWLTGPTPLPPLWTLGFQQSRYSYYTDTELRGIADRLRADHIPADALYLDIDFQEKNRPFTVNTQKFPHFSQMVHDLAEKNFHTVLITDLHIAKVPDSNYAPYDTGTAGDHFVKNPDGTTYVGPVWPGPSVFPDFTQESSREWWGTLYKDFIHDGVAGFWNDMNEPAVFSYPTKTMPDNVQHRIDGTGFQPRTATHLEIHNVYGMQNSRGTYEGLLKLAPDQRPFVLTRASYAGGQRYAATWTGDNSSTWNHLRMTTPQLVNLGLSGFSLSGADVGGFAGSPPPDLLTKWLELAAFQPIYRDHAVKGSHPHEPWADGPEQEDIRRRYIEERYRLMPYLYTTAEETSRDGLPIMRPLFLEFPNATTDGHPIDLDAGSEFLFGPDLLVAPNPSPEEVAPYEVHLPPGIWYDYWTGERIDRSEKIAARDLEQRDSPAVKAQTETQPKTETQTKTQPKPETKAIPGIVTASHPLMIIPTLADLPVYVRAGSIIPISPLTQNTEEIPNGPLTLRVYAGNDCHGTLYQDDGKSFAFRNGQYLRMNFTCELKPDGSLTIHIAAPEGNFKPWWHQLRIETLGWNPTTHELTSPTTKSKLEQSNKSPNSPWTATIPQPTTATDLTLK, from the coding sequence ATGAATGTTGTCCGGCTCCCCGCGCTGCTGCCTGCAGCCCTTCTTGGCATTTGCCTCACCGCCCCGGCCCAAACTGCCAGCGCGCCCCAGCTCAAAGCCCTCCCCAATGGAATCGAGCTTACCTCCGGCACCACCATCCTTCAGGTCACCGCCCTCCGCGACGACGTCCTTCGCGTCCGCGCCGGACACTCCGGCCAGCTCCCCGCAGACGCTTCCTGGGCGGTCCTTCCCGAAGCCCGCACCTCCACCGTCACAGTCACGCCCTCCCCCACTGGCTTCGAGACCAAAGCCCTCCGCGTCACCTTCACCCCCGACCTCCGCCTCACCGTCGCCGACCTCAGCGGAACCATCCTCCAGCAGGACGCCCACCCCATCGAGTGGCGCGGCAACAGCTTCGTCATCGACAAGCAAAAATCCCCCGACTCCCACTTCTTCGGTCTCGGCGACAAGCCCGGCCCCCTCGATCGCGCAGGCCGGTCCTTCACCATGTGGAACACCGACTCCTTCGGCTGGCAGGAGTCCACCGACCCCATCTACAAATCCATCCCCTTCTTCATCGACTACCGCGCCGCCCGCGCCCTGGGCGTCCTCTTCGACAACACCTTCCGCACCTTCTTCGACTTCGGCCACCAGTCCGTCAACGACTACACCTTCAGCGCCCCCGACGGCCCCGTCGACTACTACCTCCTCTACGGCCCCGACCCCAAAAAAGTAGTCGAAACTTACGCATGGCTCACCGGCCCCACGCCGCTGCCTCCCCTCTGGACACTCGGCTTCCAGCAATCCCGCTATAGCTACTACACCGACACCGAACTAAGGGGCATCGCCGATCGCCTCCGAGCCGACCACATTCCCGCCGACGCCCTCTATCTCGACATCGACTTCCAGGAAAAGAATCGACCCTTCACCGTCAACACCCAAAAATTCCCCCACTTCTCCCAGATGGTCCACGACCTCGCCGAGAAGAACTTCCACACCGTCCTCATCACCGACCTCCACATCGCCAAAGTCCCCGACTCCAACTACGCCCCCTACGACACCGGCACCGCTGGCGACCACTTCGTCAAAAATCCAGACGGCACCACCTACGTCGGCCCCGTCTGGCCCGGCCCCTCCGTCTTCCCCGACTTCACCCAGGAGAGCAGCCGCGAATGGTGGGGCACCCTCTATAAAGACTTCATCCACGACGGCGTAGCCGGCTTCTGGAACGACATGAACGAGCCCGCCGTCTTCTCTTATCCCACCAAGACCATGCCCGATAACGTCCAGCACCGCATCGACGGCACTGGCTTCCAACCCCGCACCGCCACCCATCTCGAGATCCACAACGTCTACGGCATGCAAAACTCCCGAGGAACCTACGAAGGACTCCTCAAACTCGCACCCGACCAGCGCCCCTTCGTCCTCACCCGCGCCAGCTACGCCGGTGGCCAGCGTTACGCAGCCACATGGACCGGGGACAACAGCTCAACCTGGAACCATCTCCGTATGACCACCCCCCAACTCGTCAACCTCGGCCTCAGCGGCTTCTCCCTCAGCGGTGCCGACGTTGGCGGCTTCGCTGGCTCACCCCCACCCGACCTCCTCACCAAATGGCTTGAACTAGCCGCCTTCCAACCCATCTACCGCGACCACGCCGTCAAAGGCAGCCATCCCCACGAACCCTGGGCCGACGGCCCCGAGCAGGAGGACATCCGCCGCCGCTACATCGAAGAGCGTTACCGCCTCATGCCCTACCTCTACACCACCGCCGAGGAGACCTCCCGCGACGGCCTTCCCATCATGCGCCCGCTCTTCCTCGAGTTCCCCAACGCCACCACCGACGGCCACCCGATCGACCTCGACGCAGGCAGCGAATTCCTCTTCGGCCCCGACCTCCTCGTCGCCCCCAATCCCTCCCCCGAAGAAGTAGCCCCGTACGAAGTCCATCTCCCACCCGGCATCTGGTACGACTACTGGACCGGCGAACGCATCGATCGCAGCGAAAAAATCGCCGCCCGCGACCTCGAGCAACGCGACTCCCCAGCAGTCAAAGCCCAAACCGAAACCCAACCGAAGACAGAAACTCAAACCAAGACCCAACCCAAGCCTGAAACCAAGGCCATACCCGGCATCGTCACAGCCAGCCATCCCTTGATGATCATCCCCACCCTCGCCGACCTGCCCGTCTACGTCCGCGCCGGTTCCATCATCCCCATCTCACCCCTCACACAAAACACCGAAGAAATCCCCAACGGCCCTCTCACCCTCCGCGTCTACGCCGGCAACGACTGCCACGGCACCCTCTACCAGGACGACGGCAAATCCTTCGCCTTCCGCAACGGCCAATACCTCCGCATGAACTTCACCTGCGAGCTAAAACCCGACGGCTCCCTCACCATCCACATAGCCGCACCCGAAGGCAACTTCAAACCCTGGTGGCATCAACTCCGCATCGAAACCCTTGGCTGGAACCCCACCACCCACGAGCTAACCTCACCCACCACCAAATCAAAACTAGAGCAATCCAACAAATCCCCAAACAGCCCGTGGACCGCCACAATCCCCCAGCCCACAACAGCCACCGACCTGACCTTGAAATAA
- a CDS encoding TetR family transcriptional regulator yields the protein MDRSTPSLREKQKHHTRTEIVRIAFELFAAHGYEDVSVEMICDAVGISRTTFFNYFPQKELILREIASSRVEKLKAIITRFSEDGKKLTFGDVVALSWR from the coding sequence ATGGATCGTAGTACACCTTCGTTGCGGGAGAAGCAGAAACATCACACGCGAACAGAGATCGTTCGAATCGCTTTCGAACTCTTCGCGGCCCATGGGTACGAAGACGTCTCCGTGGAGATGATCTGCGACGCAGTCGGGATCTCGCGAACGACCTTCTTCAACTACTTCCCGCAAAAAGAGTTGATCCTCCGCGAAATTGCTAGCTCCCGCGTTGAAAAACTGAAGGCAATCATCACTCGCTTCAGCGAAGACGGCAAGAAGCTCACATTCGGCGATGTGGTCGCACTTTCCTGGAGGTAA
- a CDS encoding Hsp20/alpha crystallin family protein, giving the protein MTLLTGWESVRELSAMQDRMNRMNRLLRESYSPEVPEEALTTTSLAPPVDIYEDEHNIILKIEVPGIDEKDIDVRIQNLTLTVHGERKIEKEEKEENFRRVERQYGSFTRSFTLPSSVEPGQVSARCDKGVLKINLAKKAEAKATQIKVNVGGEKTLEAIASGKAA; this is encoded by the coding sequence ATGACACTATTGACCGGTTGGGAATCCGTCCGCGAATTATCCGCCATGCAAGACCGCATGAACCGTATGAACCGTCTTCTCCGTGAGTCGTACAGCCCCGAAGTTCCGGAGGAGGCGTTAACAACCACCTCCCTCGCACCGCCGGTGGACATCTACGAAGACGAGCACAACATTATTCTGAAGATTGAAGTCCCGGGCATCGACGAAAAAGACATTGATGTTCGCATTCAGAACCTCACCCTCACCGTTCATGGCGAGCGCAAGATCGAGAAGGAAGAGAAAGAGGAGAACTTCCGTCGCGTCGAGCGGCAATACGGAAGCTTTACCCGCTCGTTCACGCTTCCCAGCTCCGTGGAGCCGGGGCAAGTGAGTGCCCGCTGTGACAAGGGCGTGCTGAAGATCAACCTCGCCAAGAAGGCCGAAGCCAAGGCCACGCAGATCAAAGTTAATGTTGGCGGCGAGAAGACCCTCGAAGCCATAGCTTCCGGCAAGGCCGCGTAA
- a CDS encoding winged helix-turn-helix domain-containing protein, which translates to MSPLIESPSRVTFGLFEVDLQSGELWKAGKRIKIQSQPFKVLAALLEHPGEIVTREDLQLRLWGKDTIVDFDHSLGTAINKIREALGDSAENPRFIETLARRGYRFITPVSYPIASPTTQTPPVAATIPHGQPSELPENHPVPQIRPGKQIHAGYIAAAAAAAGVALGVFLGSSGPRSPLRISQITYSGRISPGAPAMESLPATATDGFRIFSSVIENGRSSLSQVSIANGEALPLEIPGEIAAPSLGDLSPDGSKLLLRNHLSPESEQPLWVVPVGGGSALRVANILAHDATWMPDGNGILYAAGNELFVTYLKDGVSSSIATVPGRAFWLRWSPDGRLLRFTIIDPLAHTMSLWELPAGTHTPRPILSGWSNPASECCGTWTPDGKYFLFQSARDGNEDLWQLRGKDISGPTRITNGPLRYEAPIAARTGHRIFFLGLDNKSELLRYATDKREFIPLNTFLSQANRVNFSRDQQWVTWTDAKGRLWRARVNGEEELQLTPDSMQVFLAHWSPDGQQLAIMAREPGQAWQLYSVPADGGSPQPLHPENRNAGDPDWSADGQSLVFGRVPDLMGKESGSRAIQILNLHTHSITPVPGSEGLFSPRWSPDGRYIAAISLDQRRLMLYDVATRTWRLLAETSVADPVWSADSKAIYIHAFMSPTQPIYRVDVPSGQLQQVADLASFRTGETADYFFCGITPDNVPLVRSRSSTGNLYSIDLDGK; encoded by the coding sequence ATGTCTCCACTCATCGAGAGTCCATCCCGCGTAACGTTTGGACTCTTCGAAGTCGACCTACAGAGTGGCGAACTCTGGAAGGCAGGCAAACGCATCAAGATCCAGAGCCAGCCCTTCAAGGTCCTGGCCGCCCTTCTCGAACACCCCGGTGAGATCGTCACCCGAGAGGACCTGCAACTCCGCCTCTGGGGCAAAGACACCATCGTTGACTTCGACCACTCCCTCGGCACAGCCATTAACAAGATCCGCGAAGCCCTTGGCGACTCAGCCGAGAACCCGCGCTTTATCGAAACACTTGCCCGCCGGGGATACCGTTTCATTACCCCGGTCAGCTATCCCATCGCCTCCCCTACCACGCAAACGCCACCAGTTGCCGCAACAATTCCACACGGTCAACCATCAGAATTGCCCGAAAACCATCCGGTTCCACAGATCCGACCCGGAAAACAAATCCATGCCGGCTACATTGCCGCTGCCGCTGCCGCCGCCGGGGTAGCCCTCGGCGTGTTTCTCGGAAGCTCCGGCCCTCGTTCCCCCCTTCGCATCTCGCAGATCACCTATAGCGGCCGCATCTCCCCCGGCGCCCCCGCCATGGAGAGTCTCCCCGCAACTGCCACCGATGGCTTTCGCATCTTCTCCTCCGTCATCGAAAATGGCCGCTCCTCTCTGTCCCAGGTCTCCATCGCCAACGGAGAAGCGCTCCCCCTCGAAATTCCCGGCGAAATCGCCGCACCATCCCTCGGCGACCTCTCCCCCGACGGCTCAAAACTCCTGCTCCGCAACCACCTCTCCCCCGAGTCCGAGCAGCCCCTCTGGGTTGTTCCCGTCGGTGGCGGCAGCGCCCTTCGCGTTGCCAACATCCTGGCCCACGACGCCACCTGGATGCCTGATGGCAATGGAATCCTCTACGCCGCGGGCAACGAACTCTTCGTAACCTATTTAAAGGATGGGGTCTCCAGCAGCATCGCCACTGTCCCCGGGCGCGCCTTCTGGTTGCGCTGGTCGCCTGACGGCCGCCTCCTCCGTTTCACCATCATCGATCCCCTCGCACATACCATGTCCCTCTGGGAACTCCCCGCCGGCACCCACACTCCGCGCCCCATTCTCAGTGGATGGAGTAACCCAGCCTCCGAGTGCTGCGGCACCTGGACCCCAGACGGCAAGTACTTCCTCTTCCAGTCCGCCCGCGACGGCAACGAAGACCTCTGGCAGCTTCGCGGGAAAGACATCTCCGGCCCCACCCGCATTACCAACGGCCCACTCCGCTACGAGGCTCCCATCGCCGCCCGTACCGGTCACCGCATCTTCTTTTTAGGCCTCGACAACAAATCGGAGCTCCTCCGTTACGCCACCGATAAACGCGAATTTATTCCCTTAAACACATTTCTTTCGCAGGCCAACCGCGTCAACTTCTCCCGCGACCAGCAATGGGTCACATGGACCGACGCCAAGGGCCGTCTCTGGCGGGCCCGCGTCAACGGCGAAGAGGAGCTTCAGCTCACTCCCGACTCCATGCAGGTCTTCCTCGCCCATTGGTCACCCGACGGCCAGCAGCTCGCCATCATGGCCCGCGAGCCTGGCCAAGCCTGGCAGCTTTACTCCGTCCCCGCGGACGGCGGCAGCCCCCAGCCCCTTCATCCTGAAAACCGCAACGCCGGCGACCCCGACTGGTCCGCCGACGGCCAATCCCTTGTCTTCGGCCGAGTCCCCGATCTCATGGGCAAAGAGAGCGGCTCCCGCGCCATCCAGATACTCAACCTCCACACCCACAGCATCACGCCCGTCCCCGGTTCCGAGGGTCTCTTCTCTCCCCGCTGGTCCCCCGACGGCCGTTACATCGCCGCCATCTCCCTCGACCAGCGCCGGCTTATGCTCTACGACGTCGCCACCCGCACCTGGCGCCTCCTCGCCGAAACCTCCGTAGCCGACCCCGTCTGGAGCGCCGACAGCAAAGCCATCTACATCCACGCCTTCATGTCGCCCACCCAGCCCATCTACCGGGTCGACGTCCCCAGCGGCCAGCTCCAGCAGGTAGCCGACCTCGCCAGTTTCCGCACCGGCGAGACTGCCGATTACTTTTTCTGCGGCATAACCCCCGACAACGTCCCCCTGGTGCGCTCCCGTTCTTCCACCGGCAACCTCTATTCCATCGATCTCGACGGCAAATAA
- a CDS encoding TonB-dependent receptor codes for MKRYLWLGSTANHFFYRTLLLIGLALGLTGAMAAQTDTGRVTGSVADATGAILPGAVITLKNVETGAVRNVTSGSDGNFTFTAVTRGSYQIGVSKTGFQTTEQSFVLQVSEVQRIEFRLQVGGSNTIVEVTGAAPIIDISTSATGAVIEGKQVTDLPLNGRNFTQLAALVPGVARGSFSSDASGRNSNVETFRYSDSGGAALNVNGLRPQSNNFLLDGTDNNESLVNTIVFFAPPEAIQEFRVTTSVAPAEFGRAGGAIVNTSIKSGTNQIHGSMFGYFRDQIFDASPNYFSPTTAAPTFQRKQFGVAAGGPLWKNRLFLFGDYQALRQKRPQDAGFQTVPTQLMRTGNFSELLAQNITTGSPSNYTSQTGCTGTVVIPGAIYDPTTCQAFAGNIIPTARQNQAGVNYLNAFDLPSRSGVINNYYTVRKSIQNFNDFDVRLDWHASSKDSLFTRYSYGQDNLNINSLFTKLPAGFASGANTNHPRGVAAGYTRIFTANIVNEFRFGYTRPEYAYINPFEGTPVSANLGIVNANRNALLGGGALIGGGNTQIAYTGDGGPYSVPQKSYQFADAVTFVHGRHTFKTGANIIRREVDFFQGNDSKGYFVLGGLNYPGTGRFTGYETSEILAGFSDYEIGAASTYFKTRNWETGYFVQDDWKVTRRLTLNLGVRYDLYTFPYELNNNQSNYDIASGTLKVAGVNGNSRSLVNTDMNNVAPRLGFAYDLFGDGKTSLRGGYGIFYFLDRGGIGNQLSNNPGYNGVSSYTAANGYRITFSGQGPMNSNDNTLATAALPLPPFGPSSVDLLNPTNVNVIAVPQNNQTSNVQQWNLQLQQQLDRATSVNIAYVGNKSDHLMTWFNLNSPVLNGTGAGLYPNRNNIQEGLAGGTAKYNGLQMFVNRQLAAGLQATVAYTWSHGLDDSNGAFTTGTAGAGARIFIENGGPNLRANYGSSDLDQRHLFVASTIYQLPLGRGKMFGTNMNRALDEVVGGWQLNSIVTLESGNPIDINTSSATGGLDNRPDLISYQRVSRQMVGGTSNANNLTYFSGTFALPPINGSGVFTRPGNLARNTFVGPSYRTWDVGMFKGFHITERVNAEFRAQAYNVLNTPQFSNPDTNITDGLAINNGTEFTTGSGKSFGTISATRLNTQRQLELAAHINF; via the coding sequence ATGAAACGATATCTATGGTTGGGTTCTACGGCCAACCACTTCTTCTACCGAACACTTCTTTTGATCGGCCTGGCCCTTGGACTGACGGGGGCGATGGCGGCGCAGACGGACACCGGCCGCGTGACCGGATCTGTGGCCGATGCCACGGGCGCAATCCTTCCAGGGGCGGTGATTACGCTCAAGAATGTCGAAACGGGGGCGGTGCGGAATGTAACCTCGGGTTCGGACGGAAACTTTACGTTCACGGCAGTGACGCGCGGCAGCTACCAGATCGGAGTGTCTAAGACCGGGTTCCAGACGACTGAACAGAGTTTTGTGCTGCAAGTGTCGGAGGTGCAGAGGATCGAATTCCGGCTTCAGGTGGGCGGGTCGAACACGATAGTGGAGGTAACGGGTGCGGCGCCGATCATCGATATCTCTACTTCCGCGACGGGCGCAGTGATTGAAGGGAAGCAGGTGACGGACCTTCCGCTGAACGGACGGAACTTTACCCAACTAGCGGCACTGGTGCCGGGTGTGGCGCGTGGTAGCTTCTCAAGCGATGCGAGCGGCAGAAATTCGAACGTCGAGACCTTCCGATACAGCGACAGTGGCGGAGCGGCGCTGAACGTGAATGGGCTGCGTCCGCAGTCGAACAATTTTCTGCTGGATGGAACGGACAATAATGAGTCGCTGGTGAACACGATTGTGTTCTTCGCTCCACCCGAGGCGATTCAGGAGTTTCGCGTGACGACCAGCGTTGCCCCGGCGGAGTTCGGGCGAGCTGGTGGTGCGATCGTGAATACGTCGATTAAATCGGGCACGAACCAGATCCACGGATCGATGTTCGGATACTTCCGCGATCAGATCTTCGATGCGAGTCCGAATTACTTCAGCCCGACCACTGCGGCACCCACCTTCCAACGGAAACAGTTTGGCGTTGCTGCGGGTGGTCCACTTTGGAAGAACCGTCTGTTCCTCTTCGGCGACTATCAGGCGCTTCGGCAGAAGAGGCCTCAGGATGCGGGTTTCCAGACGGTGCCGACGCAGCTAATGCGTACGGGAAACTTCAGCGAATTGCTTGCCCAGAACATAACGACGGGTTCACCAAGCAACTACACTTCTCAGACGGGATGCACGGGCACGGTTGTGATTCCGGGAGCGATCTATGATCCAACGACGTGCCAGGCCTTTGCGGGCAACATCATTCCAACAGCACGGCAGAATCAGGCGGGCGTCAATTATCTGAACGCGTTCGATCTGCCGTCTCGTAGCGGCGTGATCAACAATTACTATACGGTGCGCAAGTCGATTCAGAACTTCAACGATTTTGATGTGCGCCTGGACTGGCACGCGAGCTCGAAAGACAGCCTGTTTACACGCTACAGCTACGGCCAGGACAACCTCAACATCAACAGCCTGTTCACTAAGTTGCCTGCGGGCTTTGCTTCCGGCGCCAACACCAACCATCCGCGTGGCGTGGCTGCGGGATATACACGCATCTTCACAGCAAATATCGTCAACGAATTTCGGTTTGGCTATACGCGGCCGGAGTATGCGTATATCAATCCGTTTGAAGGCACGCCGGTCTCAGCGAATCTGGGTATTGTGAACGCGAACCGGAATGCGTTGCTGGGCGGAGGTGCGCTGATTGGCGGAGGCAATACGCAGATTGCGTATACCGGTGACGGAGGACCCTACTCGGTGCCACAGAAGAGCTACCAGTTTGCCGATGCAGTGACCTTTGTCCATGGTCGGCATACGTTCAAAACTGGAGCTAACATCATTCGACGTGAGGTGGACTTCTTCCAGGGCAATGACTCGAAGGGCTACTTCGTTCTTGGCGGCCTGAACTATCCGGGGACGGGACGGTTTACCGGTTATGAGACATCGGAGATTCTCGCCGGCTTCAGCGATTACGAGATCGGTGCGGCAAGCACGTACTTCAAGACGAGGAACTGGGAGACGGGCTACTTTGTCCAGGACGACTGGAAGGTGACGAGACGGTTGACGCTGAACCTCGGGGTTCGCTATGACTTATATACGTTCCCGTACGAGTTGAACAACAACCAGTCGAACTACGACATTGCATCGGGTACGCTGAAGGTAGCGGGGGTGAACGGTAACTCGCGCAGCCTGGTAAACACGGACATGAACAATGTTGCCCCTCGGCTGGGTTTTGCCTATGACCTGTTTGGAGACGGAAAGACGTCGCTGCGCGGGGGATATGGCATCTTCTACTTTCTTGACCGCGGCGGAATTGGCAACCAGCTAAGCAATAACCCTGGATATAACGGTGTGAGCAGCTATACGGCGGCGAATGGCTACCGTATTACCTTCTCGGGCCAGGGACCTATGAATAGCAATGACAACACATTGGCGACGGCCGCGCTGCCGCTGCCTCCGTTTGGACCAAGCTCGGTGGATCTGCTGAATCCGACAAATGTGAATGTGATCGCAGTCCCGCAGAACAATCAGACCAGCAATGTGCAGCAATGGAACCTACAATTGCAGCAGCAGCTTGATCGTGCGACGTCGGTAAACATTGCTTACGTTGGCAACAAGAGCGACCACTTGATGACGTGGTTCAACCTGAACTCGCCGGTGCTGAACGGCACCGGTGCCGGGCTGTATCCGAACCGCAACAATATCCAGGAGGGTCTTGCGGGCGGAACGGCGAAGTATAACGGGCTGCAGATGTTTGTGAATCGGCAACTGGCAGCGGGGTTGCAGGCGACGGTGGCCTACACATGGTCGCATGGGCTGGACGACTCAAACGGTGCGTTTACTACGGGAACGGCAGGGGCTGGTGCTCGCATCTTCATCGAGAACGGCGGCCCGAATCTTCGCGCCAACTACGGAAGCAGTGATCTGGACCAGCGGCATCTGTTTGTAGCCAGCACGATCTATCAACTGCCTCTGGGGCGCGGCAAGATGTTTGGAACGAACATGAACCGTGCGCTGGATGAGGTAGTTGGTGGATGGCAGTTGAATTCCATCGTTACGCTGGAGAGCGGGAATCCAATTGACATCAACACGAGCAGTGCGACCGGTGGTCTGGATAACCGTCCGGACTTGATCAGCTATCAGCGGGTTTCAAGGCAGATGGTTGGAGGGACGAGCAATGCAAACAACCTGACTTACTTTAGTGGGACGTTTGCGCTTCCTCCGATAAATGGGTCGGGTGTGTTCACGCGGCCCGGAAACCTGGCGCGTAATACGTTTGTCGGGCCGAGCTACCGGACCTGGGATGTGGGCATGTTCAAGGGCTTCCACATCACTGAGCGGGTGAATGCGGAGTTCCGTGCACAAGCATATAACGTGCTGAATACGCCGCAGTTTTCGAATCCGGATACGAATATTACGGATGGGCTGGCGATCAATAATGGAACGGAGTTCACCACCGGTAGCGGGAAGTCGTTTGGAACGATCAGCGCGACACGGTTGAATACGCAGCGTCAACTGGAGCTGGCCGCGCACATCAACTTCTAA